The Longimicrobium sp. genomic interval GCCACCGTCTCGCCCAGCACCTGCTCCATGGTGCGCACCTGCGCCACCGGCTGGTCGGGGTCGATCTCCCGCACCACCCGGCCGGCCGCGGCGGCGAGCGCCCGCGGGTCGCCGTCGGTGCGCAGCACCACCGTCATCCGCTGCGAGGGCCACTGCGCGTAGGGGCGGTAGACGGCCGGCGCGGGCTCCTCCTTCGGGCCCATCTCCCGCACGTTCCCCACCACGCCCACGATCTCGCCCGAGATGGTGTCTCCCCACTCGTAGCTGATCCGCTTGCCGACCGGGTTCTCGCCCGGGAAGTACTCGCGGGCCAGCGCCTGGTTGACCACGAAGACCGTGGGCGCCCGCTCGTGGTCGCGCGCGTCGAAGGCGCGGCCCCGGAGCAGCGGGATGCCCAGCGTGGAGAAGTAGTCGCCGGCCACCACCCGCAGGTCCATCGGCAGCTCCTCGCCCGGGCGCGGCAGCGGGCGGTCGTCGCGGAAGAAGCCGTGCCCGATCTTGTCGCCCGTGAGCGGCAGGTACATCTCGCCGCCCGCCGAGCGCGCGCCGGGAAGCGCCTGCAGCCGCGGCAGCAGCGCGCCCATGAAGCCCCGGAGCGCGGCGTCGTCCTGGTAGCGCGGGCCCGCCAGGATCATCCGCATGGTCAGCACGTGCCCGGTGCGCACCCCCGGGTCCACCTCCAGGAGCCGCTGCAGGCTGCGGCCCAGGAGCCCGGCGCCCACCAGCAGCACCACCGCCAGCGCCACCTCCGCCACCACCAGGGCGCCGCGCAGCCGGCTCCGCCCGCCCGTGGTCCCGCGCATCGCCTCGCGCAGCGTCTCGGCCAGGTTCACCGCCGAGCCCAGCAGGGCGGGGGCGATGCCGAAGAGCACCCCGGTGAGGAGCGACACGGCCAGCGCGAAGCCCAGCACGCGGCCGTCCACCCGCACCTCGTCCAGCCGCGGCAGCGCCAGGTCGGGCGGGAGGACGCGCACCAGCGTCTCCGTCCCCCAGACGGCCAGCAGCAGCCCCAGCGCGCCCGCCACGCCGGCCAGCACCAGGCTCTCCGTGAGCGTCTGGCGGATCACCCGGGCGCGCGTGGCGCCCAGCGAGAGCCGCACGGCGATCTCCTTGTTGCGGGCGGCGGCGCGGCCCAGCAGCAGGTTGGCCACGTTGGCGCAGGCGATCAGCAGCAGGATCCCCACGGCGCCCAGGAGCACCAGGAGCGCCGGCTTCACGTCGCCGGTCACCTGCTCGTGCAGCGGCACCGGGTTGACGCCCCAGTCGCGGTTGATCTCCGGGTACGCCTGGGCCCGCCGCCGCCCGATGGCCACCATCTCCGTCCGCGCCTGCTCGAAGGTGGCGCCGGGGCGCAGCCGCCCCACCACCGAGAGGAAGCGCCCCGTTCCCTCTTCGGACCACTGGACCGGCACCCACAGGTCGGGCCGGCCGCCCACCGAGCGGAAGTCCGCCGGCATCACCCCCACCACGGTGAGCGCCTGGCCGTTGACCTGGATGGTGCGGCCGACCGCGGCGGGGTCGCCGCCGAAGCGCCGCCGCCACAGGTCGTGGCTGATGACGGCGGTGTTCTCGGCGTCCTCGCCCGGGAGGTAGGTGCGGCCGTGCCGGGCGCCGGCGCCCAGCACGGAGAAGTAGTTGGCGGTGGTGAGCCGGGCCAGCACCTCCTCCGCCACTCCCGCGCCCGAGAGGTTGCGGGGCTGGTCGAAGCTGGCGGCCAGGTCGCCGAAGCTCTTCGCCTCGCGGCGCCAGGCGAAGAAGTTCGCGGGGGAGACCTGGTTGCGCTCCCGGCCGCGCGGGTTCCGCTCCCAGAGCATCACCAGCCGCTCGGGCTCGCGGTACTGCAGCGGGCGCAGCAGCACGGAGTTGACGAGGGTGAACATCGCCGTGCTGGCGCCGATCCCCAGCGCGAGCGTGAGGACGGCGACCGTGCTGAACCCGGGGTTCTTCCGCAGCGCGCGGACGCCGTACCGCAGGTCCTGGAGCAGCGTTTCCATGGGACACTCTCTTCCGGGCGGTCGCGCCGGGGGAGCCTGGCCGGCGGGGGGGAACGGGTGCTCGCGCGGGGGTCGCCTCCCGGCGCGCCGCGAGCGTGAGACGGGTGCGGATATGGGAAGCGGCGTGCCGGAACGGCCGGCTTCGCGGATGACGTTCGGTGCTAAGAATTTAGCCGGGCCTGCAGCCGCATGGGGCGCCGCACCCGCTGTCCGGTCGTGGGATTTCGCGTCCCAAAAGCGAACACCTGCCTCCCGGGGAGGAGACGACGCGAGGGACGATTCCCGTCGACCCCTTGCACGCGAGCGCCTCAACCGTTTGTTTATCGGGCGGAAGATCGCCCTCCTTTTGAATCCCACGCAGCGTCGGCCCGTCTTCCCTCTCCCTCCCAACCGATCCATGCGAACCCTGACGAGACCCATCCCCGGGCCGCGCCTGCTGCGCGCCATGGCCGCCGCCGCGCTGGCGGCGCTGCTCCCGGCCTGCGGCGGCGGCGGCGACGACGGCGTCACCAACGCGCGCCCGAACCCCCCTCCCGAGATCACCGGCATCTTCCCGTCCTTCACGGAGACGCGCGCGGCGGAGACGACGCTCACCGTCACCGGGATCGGCTTCGTCCGGGCGTCGGTGGTGCGCTTCAACGGCGCCGACCGGCAGACCGAGTACGTGGACGCCACGCTGCTCCGCGCGCGCCTGCCGGCCGGCGACCTGGCGACCCCCGGGACCTTCACGATCACCGTCTTCAACCCCGCGCCCGGCGGCGGCGTCTCCAGCGGCGCGCAGCTCCAGCTCTACAACCCCCCTCCGCAGGCCACCTCGCTCCAGCCCGGCTTCGTGGCGACGGGCGACGCCGGCGCCACCGTCGCGGTGATCGGGACCGGCTTCGTCCCGCAGTCGCAGGTGGTGGTCGGCACCGCCGCGCGGCCCACCACCTACGTCTCGGAGACGGAGGTGCGGGTGGCGATCCCGCCGGCCGACGTGGCGGCGTCGGGAACGCTGCAGCTGCGGGTGCAGAACCCCATGCCCGGCGGCGGGACCTCGACCCCGCTGGCGCTGGAGGTCCGCGCGCCGGTGCCCGCCATCACCGCGCTGGTGGACGCGCAGACCCTGGCGGCGCAGCCCGAGTTCCGCCTGCTGGTGGACGGGACGGGCTTCGCGGCGAACTCGGTGGTGCGCT includes:
- a CDS encoding ABC transporter permease; protein product: METLLQDLRYGVRALRKNPGFSTVAVLTLALGIGASTAMFTLVNSVLLRPLQYREPERLVMLWERNPRGRERNQVSPANFFAWRREAKSFGDLAASFDQPRNLSGAGVAEEVLARLTTANYFSVLGAGARHGRTYLPGEDAENTAVISHDLWRRRFGGDPAAVGRTIQVNGQALTVVGVMPADFRSVGGRPDLWVPVQWSEEGTGRFLSVVGRLRPGATFEQARTEMVAIGRRRAQAYPEINRDWGVNPVPLHEQVTGDVKPALLVLLGAVGILLLIACANVANLLLGRAAARNKEIAVRLSLGATRARVIRQTLTESLVLAGVAGALGLLLAVWGTETLVRVLPPDLALPRLDEVRVDGRVLGFALAVSLLTGVLFGIAPALLGSAVNLAETLREAMRGTTGGRSRLRGALVVAEVALAVVLLVGAGLLGRSLQRLLEVDPGVRTGHVLTMRMILAGPRYQDDAALRGFMGALLPRLQALPGARSAGGEMYLPLTGDKIGHGFFRDDRPLPRPGEELPMDLRVVAGDYFSTLGIPLLRGRAFDARDHERAPTVFVVNQALAREYFPGENPVGKRISYEWGDTISGEIVGVVGNVREMGPKEEPAPAVYRPYAQWPSQRMTVVLRTDGDPRALAAAAGRVVREIDPDQPVAQVRTMEQVLGETVARPRLNLYLLGGFAGVALLLAAIGLYGIVSYSVTQRRHEIGVRVALGAKDGDVLRLIVRQGMGLTALGLLVGLAAALAATRVMRSLLFGVAATDPLTLAGVAAFLAAVALLASWLPARRATRVDPMVALRAE